One window of Bacillus sp. THAF10 genomic DNA carries:
- the gltX gene encoding glutamate--tRNA ligase produces the protein MTVRVRYAPSPTGHLHIGNARTALFNYLFARSQNGQFIIRIEDTDKKRNIAGGEESQLKYLKWLGMDWDESVDVGGEYGPYRQSERNDIYAKYYNELLDKGLAYKCYCTEEELEAEREEQMAKGENPRYSGKHRDLTQEEQQAFEAEGRQPSIRFRVPEGQDVTFTDMVKGEVTFETDGMGDYVIVKKDGTPTYNFAVAVDDHQMKISHVLRGDDHISNTPKQILIYDALGWDIPTFGHMTLIVNESRKKLSKRDESIIQFIEQYEELGYLPEALFNFIALLGWSPAGEEEVFSKETFIEIFDTARLSKSPAVFDTHKLMWMNNQYIKTLELDKLTELSLPHLMKAGRLPKDLSPEQQEWAKELIALYQEQMSFGAEIVELTEMFFQTDIAYDEEAKAVLAEEQVPEVVASFKEQLEATVDFTVEEIKAATKAVQKATGHKGKKLFMPIRVATTGQTHGRDLPQTLHLLGKDTVLARLSKLIG, from the coding sequence ATGACAGTTCGTGTTCGCTATGCCCCAAGTCCAACAGGGCACTTACATATAGGAAATGCCAGAACTGCGCTATTTAATTATCTTTTTGCGCGCAGCCAAAATGGCCAATTTATTATCCGTATTGAAGATACCGATAAAAAGAGAAACATTGCTGGCGGAGAAGAGAGTCAGCTGAAATATTTAAAATGGCTAGGAATGGATTGGGATGAGAGTGTCGATGTAGGCGGAGAGTACGGACCATACCGCCAATCGGAAAGAAACGATATCTATGCAAAGTACTATAATGAGCTATTAGATAAAGGTCTTGCCTATAAATGCTATTGTACGGAAGAGGAGCTTGAAGCAGAACGCGAAGAGCAAATGGCAAAGGGGGAAAACCCGCGCTATTCTGGTAAGCATCGCGATTTAACACAAGAAGAGCAGCAAGCTTTTGAAGCGGAGGGCAGACAGCCAAGCATTCGTTTCCGTGTACCAGAAGGTCAGGATGTTACCTTTACCGATATGGTGAAGGGGGAAGTAACCTTTGAAACAGATGGCATGGGAGACTATGTAATCGTCAAGAAGGACGGTACGCCAACCTACAACTTCGCTGTTGCGGTAGATGACCATCAAATGAAAATCTCTCATGTTCTTCGTGGAGATGATCATATTTCCAATACGCCAAAACAAATTTTGATTTATGATGCGCTTGGCTGGGACATTCCTACATTCGGTCATATGACACTGATTGTAAATGAAAGCCGCAAAAAGCTAAGTAAACGTGATGAGTCGATTATTCAGTTCATCGAGCAGTATGAAGAGCTAGGCTACCTTCCTGAGGCCTTGTTCAATTTTATTGCATTACTAGGGTGGTCACCGGCTGGAGAAGAGGAAGTGTTCTCGAAGGAGACTTTTATCGAAATCTTTGATACAGCACGTTTGTCTAAATCACCAGCTGTTTTTGATACACACAAGCTAATGTGGATGAACAATCAGTATATAAAAACACTAGAGCTGGATAAACTAACGGAACTATCCTTGCCGCATCTTATGAAGGCAGGACGTTTGCCGAAGGATTTATCGCCAGAGCAACAAGAGTGGGCAAAGGAGTTAATCGCCCTTTACCAGGAACAAATGAGCTTTGGAGCGGAAATTGTTGAGCTAACAGAAATGTTCTTCCAAACCGATATTGCATATGATGAAGAGGCAAAAGCAGTGCTAGCCGAAGAGCAGGTGCCAGAGGTAGTGGCATCCTTTAAAGAGCAATTAGAGGCAACTGTGGACTTCACGGTGGAAGAAATCAAAGCTGCAACGAAAGCTGTTCAAAAAGCAACAGGACATAAAGGGAAAAAGCTATTTATGCCAATTCGTGTAGCAACAACTGGGCAGACACATGGCCGTGATTTACCACAAACCCTACATCTTTTAGGAAAAGATACGGTTCTTGCTAGATTATCAAAACTTATTGGTTAA
- the cysE gene encoding serine O-acetyltransferase, whose protein sequence is MFRTLKEDIEVVFEQDPAARSYIEVILTYSGLHAIWAHRLAHGFFKRKMFFIARIISQVSRFFTGIEIHPGAKIGRRFFIDHGMGVVIGETCEIGNNVTVFQGVTLGGTGKEKGKRHPTILDNALIATGAKVLGSITIGENSKVGAGSVVLKDVPANSTVVGIPGKIVIQDGVKVKMRNLDHHDLPDPLGDRCANMEMQIANLQKELQLLKEGKNVDEHSSF, encoded by the coding sequence ATGTTCCGAACGTTAAAGGAAGACATCGAAGTGGTATTCGAACAGGATCCTGCGGCTAGAAGCTATATTGAGGTAATATTAACGTATTCAGGCCTTCATGCTATTTGGGCACACAGGCTTGCACACGGTTTCTTTAAACGGAAAATGTTCTTTATTGCTAGAATCATTTCACAAGTGAGCCGTTTCTTTACAGGTATCGAAATTCATCCAGGAGCAAAGATAGGTCGTCGCTTCTTTATTGACCACGGCATGGGTGTCGTTATAGGAGAAACCTGTGAAATTGGGAATAATGTAACTGTATTTCAAGGTGTGACACTTGGCGGGACAGGGAAAGAAAAAGGAAAAAGACACCCGACCATCCTGGATAATGCCTTGATTGCAACGGGAGCGAAAGTGTTAGGCTCTATCACCATTGGAGAAAATTCCAAGGTGGGAGCGGGCTCTGTTGTGTTGAAGGATGTGCCGGCAAATTCCACTGTAGTTGGGATTCCAGGAAAAATTGTCATACAGGATGGAGTTAAGGTGAAAATGAGGAATTTAGATCACCATGACCTTCCAGATCCTTTAGGGGACAGGTGTGCGAATATGGAAATGCAAATTGCAAACCTACAAAAAGAACTGCAACTTTTAAAAGAAGGGAAGAACGTAGATGAGCATTCATCTTTTTAA
- the cysS gene encoding cysteine--tRNA ligase, with translation MSIHLFNTLTRKKEKFVPLQEGKVKMYVCGPTVYNYIHIGNARPAIVFDTVRRYLEYRGYEVNFVSNFTDVDDKLIKAAEELGEDVPTIAERFIAAYHEDVSALGCKKADVHPRVTENIDIIIEFIEALIDKGYAYESGGDVYYRTKAFKEYGKLSHQPIEDLQLGSRIGVGEKKQDALDFVLWKAAKPGEIAWESPWGEGRPGWHIECSAMVRKYLGDTIDIHAGGQDLSFPHHENEIAQSEAMTGKTFAKYWLHNGYINIDNEKMSKSLGNFVLVHDIIKKYDPQLLRFFMISVHYRHPINYNEELLQSTKNGLDRLRTAYENLKHRLANTADLAENEAEWVEKIAGFNREFVEVMDDDFNTANAVSVLFEMAKQANVYLNEKNTSKKVLEAFITQFEELFEVLGVSLTAEEELLDEEIEKLIQERIEARKNRDFTRSDEIRDELKAKNIILEDTAQGTRWKRG, from the coding sequence ATGAGCATTCATCTTTTTAATACATTAACTCGAAAGAAAGAAAAATTCGTTCCGCTACAAGAAGGAAAAGTAAAAATGTATGTTTGCGGACCGACCGTTTATAATTATATCCATATCGGAAATGCAAGGCCTGCCATTGTATTTGATACGGTAAGAAGGTATCTGGAGTACCGTGGATATGAAGTGAATTTTGTTTCAAATTTCACCGACGTAGACGACAAGCTGATTAAAGCAGCAGAAGAGCTTGGGGAGGATGTTCCGACGATTGCAGAACGCTTTATTGCTGCTTATCATGAGGATGTGTCCGCACTTGGCTGCAAAAAAGCCGACGTGCATCCAAGAGTAACCGAAAACATCGATATTATTATTGAGTTTATTGAGGCGCTTATAGACAAAGGCTATGCTTACGAGTCAGGTGGCGACGTTTATTATCGTACAAAAGCGTTTAAAGAATATGGAAAGCTATCTCATCAGCCTATTGAGGACCTGCAGCTGGGCTCACGAATCGGAGTAGGGGAAAAGAAACAAGATGCATTGGACTTTGTACTATGGAAAGCGGCGAAGCCAGGGGAAATTGCTTGGGAGAGCCCATGGGGAGAAGGACGTCCAGGCTGGCACATTGAATGCTCAGCTATGGTACGAAAATACTTAGGTGATACGATTGATATTCATGCAGGCGGCCAGGATCTATCCTTTCCACATCATGAAAATGAAATTGCCCAGTCTGAAGCTATGACAGGAAAAACCTTTGCAAAATACTGGCTTCATAATGGGTATATTAATATCGATAACGAAAAAATGTCCAAGTCACTTGGGAACTTTGTGCTTGTACACGATATTATCAAAAAGTATGATCCACAGCTGCTTCGCTTTTTCATGATATCGGTTCATTACCGTCATCCTATCAATTACAACGAGGAGCTTTTGCAAAGCACAAAAAACGGCTTGGACAGACTTCGCACAGCCTATGAAAATCTTAAGCATCGCTTAGCAAACACAGCAGACCTTGCTGAGAATGAAGCAGAGTGGGTAGAGAAGATAGCAGGGTTCAATCGCGAATTTGTTGAAGTGATGGATGATGATTTTAATACGGCTAATGCAGTATCAGTGCTTTTTGAAATGGCGAAACAGGCCAATGTTTACTTAAACGAGAAAAACACGTCTAAAAAGGTGTTAGAAGCATTTATTACACAGTTTGAAGAATTATTTGAGGTGCTTGGCGTATCATTGACCGCCGAGGAAGAGCTGCTGGATGAGGAAATTGAAAAGTTAATTCAGGAACGAATAGAAGCACGTAAAAATCGTGACTTTACTAGGTCAGATGAAATTCGTGATGAGCTGAAGGCAAAAAATATTATTTTGGAAGATACAGCTCAAGGTACACGTTGGAAAAGAGGATAG
- a CDS encoding Mini-ribonuclease 3 yields MNNKIDVKMLNSLALAYMGDAVYEGYIRHHLLKAGKVRPNQLHRAATSYVSAKSQAQHLHQLMDKGFFTEEEQAVIRRGRNAKSGTVPKNTDVQTYRYSTAFEALLGYLYLGGQMERMEEIIVTCIELAEGKRGEEG; encoded by the coding sequence ATGAACAACAAAATAGATGTGAAGATGCTAAATAGTTTAGCGCTTGCCTACATGGGAGATGCCGTATACGAAGGGTATATCCGGCATCATCTGTTGAAAGCAGGTAAGGTTCGTCCGAATCAGCTACACCGGGCTGCTACAAGTTATGTGTCTGCAAAGTCGCAGGCACAGCACCTTCATCAATTAATGGACAAGGGTTTCTTCACAGAGGAGGAACAGGCGGTCATCCGCAGAGGTAGGAATGCCAAATCTGGGACCGTTCCAAAAAACACAGATGTTCAAACCTATCGTTATTCTACGGCGTTTGAAGCATTGCTTGGCTACTTGTATTTAGGAGGACAAATGGAAAGAATGGAAGAAATCATAGTTACTTGCATAGAGCTTGCAGAAGGTAAGAGAGGTGAGGAAGGATGA
- the rlmB gene encoding 23S rRNA (guanosine(2251)-2'-O)-methyltransferase RlmB has protein sequence MTQEFIMGRNPVLEALKSNREINKLWIAEGGQKGSIQQVIAMAKEANVLVQFVPRKKIDQMVEGNHQGVVASVAAYDYAEMDDLFQVAAERNEDPFFLILDEIEDPHNLGSIMRTADAVGAHGIIIPKRRAVGLTATVAKASTGAIEHIPVVRVTNLARTVDELKGKGVWIFGTDAKGKVDYRNMDGSLPVGLIIGSEGKGMARLLRDKCDFLVSLPMVGKVTSLNASVAASLLMYEVFRKRMPAGE, from the coding sequence ATGACACAAGAATTTATCATGGGGCGCAATCCAGTGTTGGAGGCTTTAAAGTCAAACCGTGAAATTAATAAGCTTTGGATAGCAGAAGGCGGACAAAAAGGTTCGATCCAACAGGTTATCGCAATGGCGAAAGAAGCAAACGTGTTGGTGCAATTCGTGCCGCGCAAAAAAATAGATCAGATGGTGGAAGGAAATCATCAAGGTGTAGTAGCGTCTGTGGCTGCGTATGACTATGCAGAAATGGATGATCTATTTCAAGTAGCTGCAGAAAGAAACGAAGATCCCTTCTTTTTGATACTAGATGAGATAGAAGATCCGCATAATTTAGGCTCCATCATGAGAACAGCAGATGCCGTTGGTGCACACGGAATCATCATTCCAAAACGACGAGCGGTAGGGCTTACTGCAACGGTGGCGAAGGCTTCCACTGGCGCCATTGAACATATTCCTGTTGTTCGTGTAACGAATCTTGCCCGTACGGTGGATGAGTTGAAGGGAAAAGGCGTATGGATTTTCGGTACAGATGCGAAGGGGAAGGTGGATTACCGAAACATGGATGGCTCCTTACCTGTTGGCCTCATTATCGGAAGTGAGGGCAAGGGAATGGCACGACTCTTACGGGATAAATGTGACTTTCTTGTCTCTTTGCCCATGGTTGGTAAGGTAACCTCATTGAATGCATCTGTGGCAGCAAGTCTATTAATGTATGAGGTTTTTCGTAAAAGAATGCCGGCAGGAGAGTAA
- a CDS encoding NYN domain-containing protein, with product MDILLVDGYNIIGAWPELRKWKDQDLALARDILISKMAEYQAYTGYKVIIVFDAHLSQGIETKYKNHRIEVIYTKENETADERIEKLAISLSDIRTQIHVATSDFTEQWAIFGQGALRKSARELLNESNNIEERIKKRVSKFTNQKPSKRIELDHEISAIFEKWRRGQR from the coding sequence ATGGATATTCTATTGGTGGATGGATACAACATAATTGGAGCATGGCCAGAGCTTAGGAAATGGAAAGATCAGGATCTCGCTCTGGCTCGTGACATCCTGATTTCCAAAATGGCAGAATACCAAGCTTACACAGGCTATAAAGTAATTATTGTATTTGATGCCCATCTTTCACAAGGAATAGAAACAAAATATAAAAATCACAGAATAGAAGTTATTTATACAAAGGAAAATGAAACCGCAGATGAGCGAATTGAAAAGCTTGCAATCAGTCTCAGTGATATTCGGACGCAGATCCACGTAGCTACATCGGACTTTACGGAACAATGGGCTATTTTTGGCCAGGGAGCTTTAAGAAAGTCGGCCAGGGAACTGTTAAATGAATCCAATAACATTGAAGAGCGCATTAAGAAACGGGTGTCAAAATTCACAAATCAGAAGCCGTCCAAACGGATTGAATTAGATCATGAAATTTCTGCAATTTTCGAAAAATGGCGCCGAGGACAGCGATGA
- the sigH gene encoding RNA polymerase sporulation sigma factor SigH codes for MGVILSEPRNANRTLELMEDEQMVELVHTGDSEALDYLINKYKNFVRAKARSYFLIGADREDIVQEGMIGLYKAIRDFKEDKLTSFKAFAELCITRQIITAIKTATRQKHIPLNSYVSLDKPIYDEESDRTLMDVISGAKVMDPEELIINQEEFDDIEVKMGELLSDLERKVLALYLDGRSYQEISEDLNRHVKSIDNALQRVKRKLERYLELREITL; via the coding sequence ATAGGTGTGATATTAAGCGAACCGAGAAATGCCAACAGGACATTAGAGCTTATGGAAGACGAACAAATGGTAGAGCTTGTGCATACAGGAGATAGTGAAGCACTTGATTACTTAATAAACAAGTACAAAAACTTTGTCCGTGCAAAGGCCAGATCCTATTTTCTCATTGGTGCAGATCGTGAGGATATTGTTCAAGAAGGAATGATAGGGCTGTACAAAGCAATTCGTGATTTTAAAGAGGACAAGCTTACTTCCTTTAAAGCGTTTGCCGAGCTTTGTATCACGCGTCAAATTATTACTGCCATAAAAACAGCGACTAGGCAGAAGCACATTCCATTAAATTCGTATGTATCACTGGACAAGCCTATTTACGATGAAGAATCAGACCGCACACTAATGGATGTTATTTCCGGTGCAAAAGTGATGGACCCTGAAGAGCTTATTATTAATCAAGAAGAGTTTGATGATATAGAAGTAAAAATGGGGGAACTCTTAAGTGACCTGGAGAGAAAGGTCCTCGCCCTTTATTTAGATGGCCGATCCTATCAGGAAATTTCAGAAGATTTAAACCGGCATGTAAAATCAATCGATAATGCGTTACAAAGAGTAAAAAGAAAACTTGAAAGATATTTAGAGCTAAGAGAAATTACCTTGTAA
- the rpmG gene encoding 50S ribosomal protein L33 — protein MQSKVALACAACSSRNYSTVKGKSQSGERLEIKKFCKVCNAHTVHRETK, from the coding sequence ATGCAAAGTAAGGTAGCACTGGCTTGCGCGGCGTGCTCTTCCCGTAACTATTCAACAGTGAAAGGGAAATCACAAAGTGGCGAGCGTCTAGAGATAAAGAAGTTTTGTAAGGTTTGTAATGCTCACACCGTTCATCGGGAGACAAAATAG
- the secE gene encoding preprotein translocase subunit SecE: MQRLSGFFRDVAREMKKVSWPKRKELTRYTITVVTTVVVMALFFWAVDLGISELLRAVIK, encoded by the coding sequence ATGCAACGTTTGTCTGGTTTTTTTCGTGATGTAGCTCGTGAAATGAAGAAAGTAAGTTGGCCAAAACGCAAAGAATTAACTCGATACACAATTACAGTGGTAACAACTGTAGTAGTTATGGCTTTGTTTTTCTGGGCAGTGGACTTAGGAATCTCCGAGTTATTGCGCGCTGTGATTAAATAA
- the nusG gene encoding transcription termination/antitermination protein NusG encodes MEKNWYVVHTYSGYENKVKANLEKRVESMGMQDKIFRVVVPEEEETDIKNGKKKVTKKKVFPGYVLVEIVMTDDSWYVVRNTPGVTGFVGSSGSGSKPTPLLDDEIAFILKRMGMMEKQVEVDFEIKESVKVTEGPFANFTGHIVELDKVKHKVKVLVNMFGRETPVELDFTQIEKL; translated from the coding sequence ATGGAAAAAAATTGGTACGTCGTTCATACTTATTCCGGTTACGAGAATAAAGTAAAAGCAAACTTAGAAAAACGTGTAGAATCGATGGGAATGCAAGACAAAATCTTCCGTGTAGTAGTTCCTGAAGAAGAAGAAACCGACATTAAAAACGGCAAGAAAAAAGTAACAAAAAAGAAAGTGTTCCCAGGTTATGTATTGGTTGAAATCGTCATGACCGACGATTCTTGGTATGTTGTAAGAAACACTCCAGGAGTAACTGGATTTGTTGGTTCCAGTGGTTCTGGTTCCAAGCCTACTCCACTTTTGGATGATGAAATTGCTTTTATCCTAAAGAGAATGGGCATGATGGAAAAGCAAGTCGAGGTAGACTTCGAGATAAAAGAATCTGTAAAGGTTACAGAAGGACCATTTGCGAACTTCACAGGGCATATTGTGGAGCTTGATAAAGTGAAGCATAAAGTCAAAGTACTAGTGAATATGTTTGGGCGAGAAACGCCTGTAGAGCTTGATTTTACACAAATTGAAAAATTATAA
- the rplK gene encoding 50S ribosomal protein L11 produces MAKKVIKMVKLQIPAAKANPAPPVGPALGQAGVNIMGFCKEFNARTADQAGLIIPVEITVFEDRSFTFITKTPPAAVLLKKAAGIESGSGEPNRNKVATVKRDKVREIAETKMPDLNAASVEAAMRMVEGTARSMGIVIED; encoded by the coding sequence GTGGCTAAAAAAGTAATCAAAATGGTAAAGCTACAAATTCCAGCGGCGAAAGCTAACCCTGCACCACCAGTTGGACCAGCACTAGGTCAAGCAGGTGTTAACATCATGGGCTTCTGTAAAGAGTTCAACGCTCGTACAGCAGATCAAGCTGGATTAATTATTCCTGTTGAAATTACGGTTTTTGAAGACCGTTCCTTTACATTTATTACGAAAACTCCACCTGCTGCAGTTTTACTTAAAAAAGCAGCTGGTATTGAGTCTGGTTCTGGTGAACCAAACCGTAATAAAGTTGCAACAGTTAAGCGTGATAAAGTACGCGAGATTGCGGAAACGAAAATGCCAGACCTTAACGCTGCAAGCGTAGAAGCTGCAATGCGCATGGTTGAAGGTACTGCTCGTAGCATGGGTATCGTTATCGAAGACTAA
- the rplA gene encoding 50S ribosomal protein L1, translating into MAKRGKKYIEAAKLVDRQTAYTVNEAIELVKKTNTAKFDATVEVAFRLGVDPRKNDQQIRGAVVLPHGTGKTQKVLVFAKGEKAKEAEAAGADYVGDADMIAKINQGWFDFDVIVATPDMMGEVGKLGRVLGPKGLMPNPKTGTVTFDVTKAVNEIKAGKVEYRLDKSGNIHVPIGKISFEDSKLVDNLATIFETLQKAKPAAAKGTFMKNVAVTSTMGPGVKVDTSTVVPVKN; encoded by the coding sequence ATGGCTAAAAGAGGTAAAAAGTACATCGAAGCTGCGAAGCTTGTAGACCGTCAAACGGCTTACACTGTTAACGAAGCTATCGAATTAGTAAAGAAAACAAACACTGCGAAGTTTGACGCTACTGTGGAAGTTGCATTCCGCCTTGGAGTTGACCCTCGTAAAAACGACCAGCAAATCCGTGGTGCAGTAGTACTACCACACGGTACTGGTAAAACACAAAAGGTTCTAGTATTCGCTAAAGGCGAAAAAGCGAAAGAAGCAGAAGCTGCTGGAGCTGACTATGTTGGAGATGCTGACATGATCGCGAAAATCAACCAAGGTTGGTTCGATTTCGACGTAATCGTTGCTACTCCTGACATGATGGGTGAAGTTGGTAAGCTTGGACGCGTATTAGGTCCTAAAGGCTTAATGCCAAACCCTAAGACTGGTACAGTTACATTTGATGTGACAAAAGCTGTTAACGAAATCAAAGCTGGTAAAGTTGAATACCGTCTTGATAAATCCGGTAACATCCACGTACCAATCGGAAAAATCTCTTTCGAAGATAGCAAGCTAGTTGATAACTTAGCTACAATCTTTGAAACACTACAAAAAGCGAAGCCTGCTGCTGCAAAAGGTACATTCATGAAGAACGTTGCTGTTACTTCTACAATGGGACCTGGTGTAAAAGTAGATACTTCTACTGTAGTACCTGTTAAAAACTAA
- the rplJ gene encoding 50S ribosomal protein L10, translated as MSKAVELKKQAVGEISDKFKASVSTIVVDYRGLNVAEVTELRKQLREAGVEFKVYKNSLTRRAAEAAEINGLNDALTGPNAIAFSTEDVVAPAKILNDFAKKHEALEIKAGVIEGNVATVEEVKALAELPSREGLLSMLLSVLQAPMRNLALVTKAVADQKEEQGA; from the coding sequence ATGAGCAAAGCAGTTGAATTAAAGAAACAAGCTGTTGGAGAAATCTCCGACAAGTTCAAAGCGTCTGTATCTACAATCGTAGTAGACTACCGCGGACTTAACGTAGCGGAAGTAACAGAACTTCGTAAGCAACTTCGTGAAGCAGGTGTTGAGTTCAAGGTTTACAAAAACTCTTTAACTCGCCGTGCGGCTGAAGCAGCTGAAATCAACGGACTTAACGATGCATTAACAGGACCAAACGCTATCGCATTCTCTACTGAAGATGTAGTAGCTCCTGCTAAGATCCTTAACGACTTCGCGAAAAAACACGAAGCGTTAGAAATCAAAGCTGGTGTCATCGAAGGAAACGTTGCAACGGTTGAAGAAGTGAAAGCTCTTGCTGAACTTCCATCCCGCGAAGGTCTACTTTCTATGTTGCTTAGCGTTCTTCAAGCTCCAATGCGCAACCTCGCTCTTGTTACAAAAGCAGTTGCAGATCAAAAAGAAGAACAAGGTGCATAA
- the rplL gene encoding 50S ribosomal protein L7/L12, translated as MTHEQIIEAVKNMTVLELNDLVKAIEEEFGVTAAAPVAAGAAAPEAAAEQTEFDVVLANAGGQKIKVIKVVRELTGLGLKEAKELVDNAPKALKEGIAKEEAEEIKAKLEEVGASVEVK; from the coding sequence ATGACACACGAACAAATCATTGAAGCGGTTAAAAATATGACTGTTTTAGAATTAAACGATCTAGTAAAAGCAATCGAAGAAGAATTTGGTGTAACTGCTGCTGCTCCTGTAGCTGCTGGTGCTGCTGCTCCTGAAGCTGCTGCTGAGCAAACTGAATTCGACGTAGTACTAGCTAACGCTGGTGGACAAAAAATCAAGGTTATCAAAGTAGTTCGCGAACTTACTGGCCTTGGACTAAAAGAAGCAAAAGAACTAGTTGACAATGCTCCTAAAGCTCTTAAAGAAGGCATTGCAAAAGAAGAAGCTGAAGAAATCAAAGCTAAACTTGAAGAAGTTGGAGCTTCTGTAGAAGTTAAGTAA
- a CDS encoding class I SAM-dependent methyltransferase, with the protein MTNHYYTNKPSVESNRQQWDFELKGHRLHFTTDTGVFSKKEVDFGSRVLIDAFELPEVAGEILDVGCGYGPIGLSLAKAFPSREVHMVDVNERAMELAKENAKANNVENVSVFMSDRYEKVTSTNYAAILSNPPIRAGKTVVHEILEKAKDHLVVGGELWIVIQKKQGAPSALERLESLYEEVEVVTKKKGYYIIKSKKG; encoded by the coding sequence ATGACTAATCATTATTATACAAACAAACCTTCTGTGGAAAGTAATCGCCAGCAGTGGGATTTCGAACTAAAAGGTCATCGTTTACATTTCACCACAGACACAGGTGTTTTTTCTAAAAAAGAAGTGGATTTCGGTTCGCGTGTATTAATTGATGCGTTTGAATTGCCGGAAGTTGCTGGTGAAATTTTAGATGTAGGCTGCGGCTACGGCCCGATTGGGTTATCCTTAGCTAAAGCATTTCCAAGCCGAGAAGTTCATATGGTTGATGTAAATGAACGGGCAATGGAATTGGCGAAGGAAAATGCGAAAGCGAATAATGTAGAAAATGTTTCTGTATTCATGAGTGATCGCTATGAAAAGGTAACCTCTACTAATTATGCTGCCATCTTATCTAATCCACCCATTCGCGCTGGCAAAACGGTTGTTCATGAAATTTTGGAAAAAGCAAAGGATCATCTTGTGGTTGGAGGAGAGCTTTGGATTGTTATTCAGAAAAAGCAAGGAGCTCCTTCTGCACTAGAGAGATTAGAGAGTCTGTATGAAGAAGTGGAAGTAGTGACAAAGAAAAAAGGCTACTATATTATTAAGTCAAAAAAAGGTTGA